GGGATAAACAGCGCCGGGAGTCGTTAGCTGGAAGCTTAGTCGGTGGAATGAGTTGGGGTGGTGTTTCTGTTGGCAGTTGGATTCGCGATGAGTAAGTTGTTCCTCTCATCCTTCAGCTCTTGGTCGAATACTAACTGAAGTACACTGTAGCATCATTATGGCCGGCACCTCTCCTTTCACTACTTTCCAATCACCATCATTCCACTCGTCATCTTATCTGCCGAAACTCGAAGCAAATTTCATGCGCGACTTTTCTTGCTGCGGCGTGACTCTACCTACTCTCCATGATTTGCTACAACACTACGAAGAAGCGCATGCAACAAAGTCTGGACATCGCCCGAGTCAAGTCGACCCCCGTGCAGCTCTCGCTGCTGCGACGATGTCACAACAAAGCCAACAGAACAACAACCAAACCCGAGGTCTACAGCCGGATAGGACTATCGACATGCAACGAAAGATGAACCAGACTCACACCCCTCAACAGCATTCAGATATGGACACCATTGACGACATGGAAATGGATGATGCTATGGACGATGTTGATGCGTCTGCTCAATTTTTCAACCCCCAATCCAGAGATGCGAACCAAGGAGGATTTGGAACACCGAACCGTCAAGTCCCTAATTTGAACTTGTCAATGCTTCCAAGCCATCAGGGCTTTAAAGGGTCTCAGCCTGGAACTCCCGTCGCATCTGCTCGCCCTCTTTCCCTACAAAACAACCCCACCGTTTCCTCCGTCAATACCCCTACTCTGATGCCAAATCCTCTTCAGAACTCACAGTTCCGCGGAACCCCGGACTCGTCAACACCAGGAACACCCGCAGAGCTCGACGACAGCATGATCGGCCCCTTTGGAGAATTGTCAATGCAAAACGCAATGCTGCAGGGCCAGCAGCAATTCGCGAGATTCACCGGAAATAATGACATGGTGGATTTGTGTATTGACGAGCCGGCAAAGCGACTCTTTAGCCCCACTGGCGGAATTAACCAATCCAATGCCCACTTCAAGCTCAGTGGAGCGCAGTATGGTCCAAATAGCGACATTGCTAGACGGATACGCGAACAGCAAATGCTCGCAGGCGTTCCTGATACTACTTCTATC
This region of Aspergillus puulaauensis MK2 DNA, chromosome 5, nearly complete sequence genomic DNA includes:
- the SFP1 gene encoding zinc-coordinating transcription factor SFP1 (COG:K;~EggNog:ENOG410PI5F;~InterPro:IPR036236,IPR013087), which produces MSTTTPIDIATRQTSVSPPGQQASNLTSALQRAGNTERTGSISHANVPISMFKASAPRKDSIGAATAQWGNGTKPISMSGSNRDKQRRESLAGSLVGGMSWGGVSVGSWIRDDIIMAGTSPFTTFQSPSFHSSSYLPKLEANFMRDFSCCGVTLPTLHDLLQHYEEAHATKSGHRPSQVDPRAALAAATMSQQSQQNNNQTRGLQPDRTIDMQRKMNQTHTPQQHSDMDTIDDMEMDDAMDDVDASAQFFNPQSRDANQGGFGTPNRQVPNLNLSMLPSHQGFKGSQPGTPVASARPLSLQNNPTVSSVNTPTLMPNPLQNSQFRGTPDSSTPGTPAELDDSMIGPFGELSMQNAMLQGQQQFARFTGNNDMVDLCIDEPAKRLFSPTGGINQSNAHFKLSGAQYGPNSDIARRIREQQMLAGVPDTTSILPNEEPKPYRCPVIGCEKAYKNQNGLKYHKAHGHNSQQLHDNADGTFSIVNPETSAPYPGTLGMEKEKPYRCEVCGKRYKNLNGLKYHKSHSPPCNPDFQLAAARSLNYGGGVMQGQNINVAGAGLPGIGEEGLL